The DNA window cactgtcagcatggagcctgatgcaagggttgaactcacaaattgagattatgacctgagccgaaatcaagattcagttgcttaattgactgagccacccaggtgtcccttcatGTATCATTTTTATGACCATCATCTGTCTCTTGCAATCAGAATGTttgtcatctttcttttcctttaaaagactTTATGTTTTTcggggcacttgggcggctcggtcagttgaatgtccgactttggctcaggtcatcatctcatggttcgagtgagccctgcatcggcctctgctgtcagcgcagatcctctgtctccctctccctgcccttcccgcctctcccaaaaataaaataaaacattaaaaaaattattttttgtttttaaactgtgtgTATTTAGTTTAAAAAGAGCACTTTCTGATGTTCTGGTGTTTAACTCCCTGTTTCTAAACATCATGTTTTTGCTATTTCTTACTTATCTCCCTTTTGCTTTGGGGTTTATTCTGTTACTGTGGAATATGAAGGTTTGCTTCCCCAGTTGCACCTGCCCAGCTCCTGCACCGCCCCCGCCCACCCAGCCACCTCCTGGTGTAGTGGGTTAGAATCTGAACCTGCAGTACAACAGGGATGCTGTTACCTTCAGGACTCTTGACTGGGTGGTTTGCAGCTGGGCCATGTTACATGCTGTGCTTGTGTGACCTGTTTTGAATAACTTCTGTTTTTCTGGGAGTTcataattgctttgttttccacaCTTCATACATGTTCCACATTTTCCGTGTGTCTGTTACACTAGGTTATCTGCCATTTCTGAGTTTGCTCTCCAAACGCAGCCTTTTCCCCTGGGGCTTCCTGTCCTGCAGGCTATACCTGGGCTGGTTGTTTCTAGGCCTGCTGCACAGGCTCTGCCTCTGCTCATCTTCAATGCAGGACCCTGAATGCTTTGTTGTAAACATTCTCTTTCTTGATCTGCTCCCTTGTTTTATTGCAGCCTTTCCTCCAGTAGTTTCCTGGAAAAGGGTACACGGGAAGGTAGATTTCTTATGATGTTATATGTCTGAAAATGTGTTCGTTCTGGTCTCCTGTTTGATGAACGGtttggctgggtatagaattccaTATTGACCATCTTTTCCCTCAGAATGTGGAAGGCACTGCTGCCTTGTCTCCCAGCTTCCACATTGCCCTTGAGAAATGTGATGCTGTTTGGATTCCTCATCCTTTATATATGTGGTCTTTTTCCTGTTTAGCAgcttctgctgctgctttgtccttgaggttttgtgttttgtggcaACATACTTGGGTATGGGTGATTTTTCATTCATTGTGCCTGGCACAGTTTTGTAAGATCAGGATAGCTGTGGTTTTTTACTGAGGTACAGTCTCCCTACTAGCAAATACAGAGACTTTTTTTATTGCGAAATATGGCATTTACATCCAGGAATGAGCATATGTTTAGAAATTGTCTAACAAATACCAACTTACGAACCTCTGCCTAGATGGAGCAATGAAGCCTCTGGAGCCTGGGGCACGTGTAACCCTGCTGAGCATgctacccctccccccaagggGCTGGCACCCTGAGCTTTCCTCCTGCAACAGTAGGTTTCTCACCTCGCTAAACCGGAGATTTCAGAGTTGTATCAGTCCACCCCTAATTATCAGTGGAATCTCACGGTATGTTGTtctctgtgtctggcttttctttttttttttttaatttttaaaaaatgtttatttatttttgagagagatagagcatgaacagagagagggagacacggaatctggagcaggctccaggctctgagctgtcagcacagaagccggatgcagggctggaaccacgagctgtgagatcatgacctgagccaaagttagacacttaaccaactgagccacccaggtgcccctgtgtctgGCTTTTCTTGCTCAGTGCCACCTTTTGTGGGATTAATACACATTGCTATGGGTGACAGCTGTGCTATTTGGTGCTGGGTAGCATTCCATGTGATTGGGCCACAGTTTATTGATCCGTCTTACTATAGATCGCACATTTgccttgtttcctgttttctgcaTTTATGGGTGTTTTCCCATATGGATCCTAAATCTTTCGGGTGTGGACTTGAGGGCAGTAGGCAGGTTGTGGCTGAATGAGCACATAATTTGTTACTCGGGGGCGTTGAGAGTCGGTGGGGCCGGTATGTGTGCTCACCTGGACCACGATTGTGCCTGGTTGTGCGCTGTAACTTCCTGGGTACGCTGCCCTGGCTGTGGcgtctgttccccccccccccccccccccccccccccccgcgccagGCTCCCTGCAGAAGGCCGTGCCCACTGTGCTCCTACCAGCAGTAATTCGGAGTTCGGTCAGCCACCGTCACTGGAACCGGCACTGCTGGGCTTGTTCTGGACCCCCCTGCGGGGACTAGCTTCTCCCCCATTTCCCCATCAGATAAGAAGGCAGAGATCGACATCCTGGCTGCGGAGTATATCTCCACGGTGAAGACGCTTTCTCCAGACCAGCGTGTGGAGCACCTGCAGAAGATCCAGAGCGCCTACAGCAAGTGTAAGGAGTACAGTGATGATAAGGTGCAGCTGGCCATGCAGACCTATGAGATGGTGAGGAGGGGTGGGCCCTGCCCTGTTCTGCGGGAagagggggtggcggggggggggggggtgctgccctGTCTGCCGGAAGGCACCCTCTGGGTGCCCCGACAAGTCCTTCTTGTGGACTGTGGCACGTGGCATTGGCTGAGTGTTGCGAGCCCGCTGGCTCCTTGTCAAGTCTTGGCAGCGTCTGTAGGTCTCTTCTGTGGGGCCAGGTAACTGTCTCATCCCCGAGCTTTGACCCcattgccctctctctcttctttctactGTCTTGGTCTAAATACCTAAGGCATCGGAGGCATTTTCTGTGAGAACCTGTACTCTGAAATCTGTACGTTCTTCAGATTTTTATGTCTTCGCCCCCATTCCATTGCGTTTCACAGCCCCGTGTCTCATTACTGTCTGCCTTCACGGTTTTCCTGAGTGGCAGTTACTCTGTTGAGGTGTCAAAGCATGTGGGGACAAAGACCCCCACATAAACTGGGATGGCGGGCCTTGTTCTATAGCACTCTGTTAATTGAAGACTCAACTGAATCCAAGAATGTACGTCCTGGTTGATTTCCAGTGTGTTTGTGATTACTGAGATGTCctgcttccatttttaaatgacttgCGAGCATCCTTTTCTGTAGGTGGATAAACACATTCGAAGGCTCGATGCAGACCTGGCACGCTTCGAAGCAGACCTGAAGGACAAGATGGAGGGCAGTGACTTTGAAAGCTCCGGAGGACGAGGGTTAAAAAGCAAGtctgttaatttttcttcattttgttaccGTTACGTACGGAGTTTTGAAGAGTTTTGTCTGATAAATGTATTAGGAACATTATGGTAAATATCACGTTTGAGTAAATCTTGTCCTGCTTCAGTGAATTCTGTGCAGATAATTGGGGTGTTTATGGTCTTTCAGAAGGTCgaggtcagaaagaaaaaagaggctcCCGAGGTCGTGGCAGGAGGACCTCAGAAGAAGACActccaaagaaaaagaagcataaagGAGGGTGAGAGGCtcttttccttgtctctttctcccCAGAGGTTACTTAGCGCTAGTATTTACTTAGCATCTAGGAGCACCAGTGGCCGCTAACAGCGAGGAGGCGCTCCCTGCGTGCCCGCTGTGGGTGCGGTTCCACCTGCGCTCGGCAGCCTGACGGGGCTCCTGGGGAGAGTGACCGGCCGAGGTTTTACAGCTGGTGTGCGGGGAGCCGGGTTCGCACAGGGCGGTGTGACTCCAAAACCCACGCTCTGAGCCCCTGTGTGTCCTGCCTTTTGAGTGACACTATAACATTTACCGACATTTCAGGCTGAGCCACACTTCAGCTAAATATATAGCTGTTCGttgttttatgtataaatatatattttggatatattcaTCATTAAGTTGCATGACTGTATTTATTAAACAGATGTGTCATTTACCTTGAATTTCAGCATATTTCATTTAAAGCTTTCTcccacctgctccccccacccccctcgctCTTGTATTGCTTCACAGAAGTGACATTTAGACTCAGAGAAAACGGTAGAGAGCTGAGTAGCTTCTGGGGAGATGGTTCTGACGGTTACGGGGAGATCTCAGGACAGTCCATTCTTGACAAAAAACGGGAGAAGTTTTGGTTCTGtttaaacttttaagaaacaCCCTGAATACCATCTTGCAgtaaataaatgcagaagaagCAGGTAGTTTAACGAATTCCTCTGAGGCACATCCTGGTCAGTGATTGACCTCAGCCAAAAGTGCTTTCATGGCTCTGTGGAAGCCGTaacctcctccctctgccccgggGACCTACGACCCAGACTTACGTGGTGTTTGTTTCCATTCTTTGTAGTTCTGTCCCGTGTGTGTGTTCCTGGATGCTATAGTTtaaccttatttttttcccttttatttatttgtttatattattgtttgtttatttttgagagagagagagagagagagagagagagcgcgcgcgcgcgcgcaaatgggggaggggcagagagagagggagacacagaatccgaaacaggctccaggcgctgagctgtcagcacagagcccagtgcggagcttgaacccatgaactgcaagatcatgactttgagccaaagtcggacacttaactgcctgagccacccaggcacccttttatttttttctcttttaagttaaCTTTATTAAGGAATggtttacatacaataaaatactttaaGTTTACAGTTTACTGCTGTTTTCACTTTCAAGTTATGGAACTCTTCaacctttctatttcttcttgagtcggTTTTGGTAAtctgtgtctttcaaggaattggttgTTTCATATAAGTTGTCAGATTTATTGATATCACGTTGGTCATA is part of the Prionailurus viverrinus isolate Anna unplaced genomic scaffold, UM_Priviv_1.0 scaffold_39, whole genome shotgun sequence genome and encodes:
- the ING5 gene encoding inhibitor of growth protein 5 isoform X3, with the protein product MRELDQRTEDKKAEIDILAAEYISTVKTLSPDQRVEHLQKIQSAYSKCKEYSDDKVQLAMQTYEMVDKHIRRLDADLARFEADLKDKMEGSDFESSGGRGLKKGRGQKEKRGSRGRGRRTSEEDTPKKKKHKGGSEFTDTILSVHPSDVLDMPVDPNEPTYCLCHQVSYGEMIGCDNPDCPIEWFHFACVDLTTKPKGKWFCPRCVQERRRRK
- the ING5 gene encoding inhibitor of growth protein 5 isoform X2; the encoded protein is MATAMYLEHYLDSIENLPCELQRNFQLMRELDQRTEDKKAEIDILAAEYISTVKTLSPDQRVEHLQKIQSAYSKCKEYSDDKVQLAMQTYEMVDKHIRRLDADLARFEADLKDKMEGSDFESSGGRGLKKGRGQKEKRGSRGRGRRTSEEDTPKKKKHKGGSEFTDTILSVHPSDVLDMPVDPNEPTYCLCHQVSYGEMIGCDNPDCPIEWFHFACVDLTTKPKGKWFCPRCVQERRRRK